A window of Christiangramia forsetii KT0803 contains these coding sequences:
- a CDS encoding C45 family autoproteolytic acyltransferase/hydolase, whose translation MQLHFTAVSEAGLPGKKWQKLYNTHWEAYKAWLNSKGKAYSPDLKTSQAALKKYMPEMWPTYKRLCKLAKADEVAARFLTGFQPPAYISACSNAVLSGEEIQLVRNYDYHPDLMEGTQLLSAWNGKKVIATSDCLIGAVDGMNEDGLAISLTFGGRKEVGVGFGIPFILRYVLEFCSTVEEAVSALIRIPSHMSYNVTVVDKTGAFKTVQLAPDKEPVVTDAAFTTNYQDTIDWPENAAFNQTLKRSAFLEKMLAEKDMNATKIADAFLKRPLYNTLFKEGFGTLFTSVYRPVEGVVEMRWPNENVSQTFEAFEEQYKLINFEQDSAMLAEAFKQDTASVQNNNSSEKWAQKESLNRAEWQENLADTMVHAMIQANPSIEKAKIEKLRGEIIHRGEVSWEVLADFWSKAGTGYGTKWNN comes from the coding sequence GCAGTTTCTGAAGCCGGTTTACCGGGAAAGAAATGGCAAAAATTGTACAATACCCATTGGGAAGCTTATAAAGCCTGGCTTAATTCTAAAGGAAAGGCCTATTCCCCAGATTTAAAAACCTCCCAGGCGGCCCTCAAAAAATATATGCCTGAAATGTGGCCCACCTACAAGCGTCTTTGTAAACTGGCAAAGGCAGATGAGGTGGCGGCCCGATTTCTAACCGGTTTCCAGCCGCCAGCCTATATAAGTGCCTGCTCTAATGCCGTGCTTTCCGGGGAGGAGATACAGTTAGTGCGCAATTATGATTATCATCCAGATTTGATGGAGGGCACTCAATTATTAAGTGCCTGGAATGGTAAGAAAGTAATTGCTACTAGCGATTGCTTGATAGGTGCGGTAGATGGAATGAATGAAGATGGGCTGGCCATTTCCCTCACTTTCGGTGGGCGGAAAGAGGTTGGAGTAGGTTTTGGAATTCCTTTTATCTTAAGATATGTGCTTGAATTTTGCAGTACTGTGGAAGAAGCTGTATCGGCTTTAATCAGAATTCCTTCGCATATGTCTTATAATGTAACAGTGGTTGATAAGACTGGAGCTTTTAAGACCGTTCAACTAGCACCGGACAAAGAACCAGTTGTTACCGATGCTGCTTTTACCACCAACTATCAGGATACTATTGACTGGCCAGAAAATGCTGCATTCAATCAAACGCTGAAACGTTCTGCTTTTCTGGAGAAAATGCTGGCGGAAAAAGATATGAATGCAACTAAAATCGCCGATGCATTTCTCAAAAGACCGCTTTATAATACTTTGTTCAAAGAAGGTTTTGGAACTTTATTTACATCAGTCTATCGTCCGGTGGAAGGTGTTGTGGAAATGCGCTGGCCCAATGAAAATGTGAGTCAGACTTTTGAAGCTTTTGAAGAGCAGTATAAATTGATCAATTTTGAGCAGGATTCAGCTATGCTGGCGGAAGCATTTAAACAGGATACAGCTTCAGTTCAAAATAACAATTCCTCAGAAAAATGGGCGCAAAAAGAAAGTTTAAATAGGGCTGAATGGCAGGAAAATCTTGCTGATACCATGGTACACGCAATGATTCAAGCGAATCCTTCTATAGAAAAAGCGAAAATTGAAAAATTACGTGGGGAAATAATTCATCGTGGAGAGGTTTCCTGGGAAGTGCTTGCCGATTTCTGGTCTAAAGCGGGAACAGGATACGGAACTAAATGGAA